The following are from one region of the Bradyrhizobium septentrionale genome:
- a CDS encoding NAD(P)/FAD-dependent oxidoreductase — protein MSEVQSGKRRVVIVGGGAGGLELATRLGDKYGRKGKLEVTLIERNRTHVWKPKLHEIAAGSMDIAAHEVDYLAQSYWHGFRYRIGEMIGIDRERRLVQVAPYLDAEGREVTPKRSFDYDVLVIAVGSQNNDFGTPGVADHAIKLESQVDAKRFHERMVNACIRAHAQSWPLGEHQLKVAIIGAGATGVELAAELHRTTREVVAYGLDQVDPHKDIRITLIEAADRVLPALPERVSQETEKLLVKLGVDLLVGAKVSEVGCDHVSLTDGRTIPAELIVWAAGVKAPDFLKDIAGLETNRINQLVVRPTLQTTRDDSIFAIGDCSARSWGERGNVPPRAQAAHQQASHLYSQIPRLLQGEALKDYRYRDFGSLVSLGEFSTVGSMMGALVGGSLVFEGMFARMMYLSLYKMHEYALHGPAKVALDTLARLITRRTEPHVKLH, from the coding sequence ATGAGTGAGGTGCAATCGGGAAAGCGGCGGGTCGTGATTGTCGGCGGCGGAGCGGGCGGACTGGAGCTCGCGACCCGGCTCGGCGACAAATACGGCCGCAAGGGAAAGCTCGAGGTCACGTTGATCGAGCGCAACCGCACCCATGTCTGGAAGCCGAAGCTGCACGAGATCGCGGCCGGCAGCATGGATATCGCCGCCCATGAGGTCGACTATCTCGCGCAATCCTATTGGCACGGCTTCCGCTACCGGATCGGCGAGATGATCGGGATCGACCGGGAGCGGCGCCTGGTGCAGGTGGCGCCCTATCTCGATGCCGAAGGCCGCGAGGTGACGCCGAAGCGGAGCTTCGACTATGACGTCCTTGTCATCGCCGTCGGCAGCCAGAACAACGACTTTGGCACGCCCGGCGTCGCGGATCACGCGATCAAGCTGGAGTCGCAGGTCGATGCCAAACGATTCCATGAACGCATGGTCAATGCGTGCATCCGCGCCCACGCCCAATCGTGGCCGCTCGGGGAGCACCAGTTGAAGGTCGCAATCATCGGCGCCGGCGCGACCGGCGTCGAGCTTGCGGCGGAGCTGCACCGGACGACGCGGGAGGTGGTGGCCTATGGCCTCGACCAGGTCGATCCCCACAAGGACATCAGGATCACGCTGATTGAGGCCGCGGACCGGGTGCTTCCCGCGCTGCCGGAACGGGTTTCGCAAGAGACGGAGAAGCTGCTGGTCAAGCTTGGCGTCGATCTCTTGGTCGGCGCCAAGGTTTCCGAGGTCGGTTGCGACCATGTCAGCCTGACGGACGGCCGGACGATTCCTGCCGAGCTGATCGTCTGGGCCGCCGGAGTCAAGGCACCGGATTTCCTGAAGGATATCGCCGGCCTCGAAACCAACCGCATCAATCAGCTGGTGGTGCGGCCGACCCTGCAGACCACGCGCGACGACAGCATCTTCGCGATAGGCGACTGTTCGGCCCGCTCATGGGGCGAAAGGGGCAATGTGCCGCCGCGCGCCCAGGCGGCGCATCAGCAGGCCTCCCACCTCTATTCGCAGATCCCGCGGCTTCTGCAAGGCGAGGCGCTCAAGGATTATCGTTACCGGGACTTCGGGTCGCTGGTGTCGCTCGGCGAATTCAGCACGGTCGGCTCGATGATGGGCGCGCTGGTGGGTGGCAGCCTGGTCTTCGAGGGGATGTTCGCCCGGATGATGTACCTGTCGCTGTACAAGATGCACGAATACGCCCTGCATGGTCCGGCGAAGGTCGCGCTCGACACATTGGCCCGCCTGATCACCCGGCGGACCGAGCCGCACGTCAAGCTGCATTGA
- a CDS encoding sigma-54-dependent transcriptional regulator — translation MGDDQSIGVIYVEDDDDVRIGGVQALELAGFSVSGFASVETANGSVRADMPFVVVCDVRLRGRSGLEWLSDLRRLDQDLPVILITGHGDISMAVQAMRAGAYDFIEKPCSSEQLISVVRRAAEKRRLTLEVRSLRSALADRQGIEASLQGRSPQIQEVRRLVSTLATTNVDVTIYGETGTGKDVVARCLHNHSGRRGGNYVAVNCGGLPESLVESELFGHEVGAFTGATRQRIGKIEYANGGTLFLDEIESMPLSVQVKLLRSLQDRSIERVGTNKPISVDCRVVAASKANLFELSEKRLFRADLYYRLGVAFIELPPLRERREDIPLLFEHFTLDAARRFERDAPILDEQTMSHLLAYSWPGNVRELRNVADRFVLGVLDRKTINKAGFGTSDMSLPRQLENIERSIIEDALRRKQGDVQATAALLSIPKQTLYDKIKRLSVSVDGIREGAVRSGS, via the coding sequence ATGGGCGATGACCAATCGATCGGCGTGATCTATGTCGAGGACGACGACGACGTCCGGATCGGCGGCGTCCAGGCGCTCGAGCTCGCGGGATTTTCGGTCTCGGGATTTGCCTCGGTCGAGACCGCCAACGGATCCGTTCGTGCCGACATGCCCTTTGTCGTGGTCTGCGACGTGCGCCTGCGCGGGCGGAGCGGCCTGGAATGGCTGTCCGATCTGCGTCGATTGGACCAGGATCTCCCGGTGATCCTGATCACCGGTCACGGTGATATCTCAATGGCCGTGCAGGCGATGCGGGCCGGCGCCTACGACTTCATCGAGAAGCCGTGCTCCTCGGAGCAACTGATCTCGGTGGTGCGCCGCGCGGCAGAAAAGCGGCGGCTGACCCTGGAGGTTCGTTCGCTGCGATCGGCCCTGGCGGATCGCCAGGGAATCGAGGCGAGCCTGCAGGGCCGATCGCCGCAGATCCAGGAAGTGCGCCGGCTCGTCTCCACTTTGGCTACGACCAATGTCGATGTCACGATCTATGGTGAAACCGGAACCGGCAAGGACGTGGTCGCGCGCTGCCTGCACAATCACAGCGGTCGCCGCGGCGGCAACTATGTCGCGGTGAATTGCGGCGGCCTTCCGGAATCGCTGGTCGAGAGCGAGCTGTTCGGCCACGAGGTGGGCGCGTTCACCGGCGCCACCCGGCAACGGATCGGAAAGATCGAATATGCCAATGGCGGGACGTTGTTCCTCGACGAGATCGAGAGCATGCCGTTGAGCGTCCAGGTCAAGTTGCTCAGGTCGCTGCAGGACAGATCCATCGAGCGCGTCGGAACCAACAAGCCGATCTCGGTAGATTGCCGGGTCGTGGCCGCGAGCAAGGCCAATTTGTTCGAACTGAGCGAAAAGCGGCTGTTTCGTGCCGATCTCTACTATCGCCTCGGCGTCGCATTCATCGAGCTGCCACCGCTGCGCGAGCGGCGCGAGGATATCCCTCTGCTGTTCGAGCATTTCACCCTGGACGCGGCGCGGCGGTTCGAGCGTGATGCGCCGATCCTGGACGAGCAGACCATGTCGCATTTGCTGGCCTATTCGTGGCCGGGCAATGTGCGGGAACTGCGCAACGTCGCCGATCGTTTCGTGCTTGGTGTGCTCGACCGCAAGACGATCAACAAGGCGGGATTCGGGACGTCGGATATGTCATTGCCGCGGCAATTGGAGAACATCGAGCGATCGATCATCGAGGACGCGCTGCGCCGCAAGCAAGGCGACGTCCAGGCGACCGCCGCGCTTCTGAGCATCCCGAAGCAGACACTGTACGACAAGATCAAGCGCCTCTCCGTCAGCGTCGACGGGATCAGGGAGGGCGCTGTCCGCTCCGGGTCCTGA
- a CDS encoding sensor histidine kinase: MREWSSAVAGAPRFVLVHKMTELPSLVNIKGPPKVGLVMPISTRWLVRGALALALVAAASWLGYAITFRRGLDHLHAAAQQRLAVEAARLDGYLSRFEYLPSLLETSPSVFRLLEAPNDPALQQTVSLYLKSINLLAGADNLYVLGVSGATLAAADFDQPGTPFGENLSYRPYVSEALASGRGAFFGIGITTARAGYYLSYALKQGGTTKGVATVKVNLDSFERAWRNTDNDILLVDERKVTILASRDEWRYRPMAPLSVQTRDDIARSKPYGNHDLAPLGWTFAAQSESDAARITTQNGTAYTVSELPINRGLWNLVLLDDEAPTRQIALIIGGISGLVAVVALLALGLVEQRRREIKHRLASQAALQTANDMLETRVQERTAELRAAQDELVHAGKLAALGQMSAGIVHELNQPLAALQTAADNAVLLVDRGSIGDARGNLTRIGELVRRLGRLTSQLRVFAYKSSSPLGAVSVEQAVAEALKILAGRVKDGGVAVATEIDAKLAVVADQTRLEQLLCNIVANALDAVESVDQKSILIRASREEAQTARCRIAISNSGPAIASDVLQRMFEPFVTTKPAGKGLGLGLMLSNHIARSFGGELRARNLMPDGAEFVVILPLAEIAEAASHGR, translated from the coding sequence ATGCGTGAGTGGTCGTCCGCAGTGGCCGGCGCGCCCCGCTTTGTGCTGGTTCACAAGATGACGGAGCTTCCATCCCTGGTGAACATCAAGGGGCCTCCCAAAGTCGGTTTGGTGATGCCCATTTCCACGCGGTGGCTGGTTCGCGGCGCGCTTGCCCTTGCGCTGGTCGCCGCGGCATCGTGGCTCGGATATGCGATCACGTTCCGCCGCGGGCTCGACCATTTGCACGCCGCGGCGCAACAGCGGCTGGCGGTCGAGGCCGCCAGGCTCGACGGTTATCTTTCGAGATTCGAATACCTGCCCTCCCTGCTGGAGACGTCTCCCAGTGTGTTCCGGCTGCTCGAGGCCCCCAATGATCCTGCACTGCAGCAAACCGTCAGCCTGTATCTGAAGTCGATCAACCTGCTTGCGGGCGCCGACAACCTCTATGTCCTGGGCGTCTCCGGCGCGACGCTGGCCGCGGCCGATTTCGACCAGCCCGGGACACCCTTCGGCGAAAACCTGTCGTATCGCCCCTATGTGAGCGAAGCACTCGCGAGCGGCCGCGGGGCATTCTTCGGTATCGGTATCACCACGGCGCGCGCCGGCTACTATCTGTCCTATGCGCTGAAACAGGGCGGCACGACGAAGGGCGTCGCCACCGTCAAGGTCAATCTGGACTCGTTCGAGCGAGCGTGGCGCAACACTGATAACGACATCCTGCTGGTCGACGAGCGCAAGGTGACGATCCTTGCCTCGCGCGACGAGTGGCGCTACCGCCCGATGGCGCCGCTGTCGGTCCAGACGCGCGATGACATTGCACGGTCCAAACCCTACGGAAACCACGACCTGGCGCCGCTCGGATGGACCTTCGCCGCCCAGTCCGAGAGCGACGCCGCGCGGATCACCACGCAGAACGGAACCGCCTACACGGTCAGCGAGCTTCCGATCAACCGCGGTTTGTGGAACCTGGTCCTTCTCGATGACGAGGCGCCCACACGGCAGATCGCGCTCATCATCGGGGGCATATCGGGTCTCGTCGCCGTCGTTGCGCTGCTGGCGCTCGGCCTTGTCGAGCAACGCCGGAGAGAGATCAAGCACCGGTTGGCCAGCCAGGCCGCGTTGCAGACGGCCAACGACATGCTCGAGACGAGGGTGCAGGAGCGCACCGCCGAATTGCGGGCCGCCCAGGACGAACTCGTTCACGCCGGCAAGCTGGCCGCGCTCGGCCAGATGTCGGCCGGCATCGTGCACGAGCTGAACCAGCCGCTGGCTGCGCTGCAGACCGCTGCCGACAATGCGGTCCTGCTGGTCGACCGCGGGTCGATCGGCGATGCCCGGGGAAATCTCACCCGAATTGGCGAGCTGGTCCGCCGGCTCGGACGCCTGACCAGCCAATTGCGGGTGTTCGCATACAAGTCGAGCAGCCCGCTTGGTGCGGTCTCCGTCGAACAGGCCGTCGCCGAGGCGCTCAAGATACTCGCCGGGCGAGTCAAGGACGGCGGGGTCGCCGTCGCGACCGAGATCGACGCGAAGCTGGCCGTCGTCGCCGATCAGACGCGATTGGAGCAGCTGTTGTGCAACATCGTGGCCAATGCGCTGGATGCGGTGGAGAGCGTCGACCAGAAGTCGATCCTGATCCGGGCGAGCAGGGAGGAGGCGCAGACCGCGCGCTGCCGCATCGCGATCAGCAACAGCGGGCCCGCGATCGCATCCGACGTTCTGCAGCGCATGTTCGAGCCATTCGTGACGACCAAGCCCGCCGGCAAGGGATTGGGCCTCGGCCTGATGCTCTCCAACCACATCGCGCGCTCTTTTGGCGGCGAACTGCGTGCGCGAAACCTGATGCCTGATGGTGCCGAGTTTGTCGTGATCCTTCCATTGGCTGAGATAGCAGAGGCGGCTTCGCATGGGCGATGA
- the phbB gene encoding acetoacetyl-CoA reductase: MSRVAVVTGGTRGIGEAISVALKAAGYKVAASYAGNDEAAAKFKSETGIAVYKWDVSNYEACVAGLKQVEADLGPVEVLVNNAGITKDGMFHKMTAEQWYAVINTNLNSLFNMTRPVWDGMRERKFGRVICISSINGQKGQMGQVNYSAAKAGDIGFVKALAQEGARAGITVNAICPGYIATEMVKAINPEIVAKNILPQIPVGRLGEPHEIARAVLFLASDDAGFITGSTISANGGQHVV, from the coding sequence ATGTCCAGAGTTGCAGTGGTGACCGGCGGAACGCGCGGCATCGGCGAGGCGATCTCGGTCGCGCTCAAGGCAGCCGGCTACAAGGTGGCGGCGAGCTATGCCGGCAATGACGAGGCGGCCGCGAAGTTCAAGTCCGAGACCGGCATCGCCGTCTACAAATGGGATGTCTCGAACTACGAGGCGTGCGTCGCGGGCCTGAAGCAGGTCGAGGCCGATCTCGGGCCGGTGGAGGTGCTGGTCAACAATGCTGGCATCACCAAGGACGGCATGTTCCACAAGATGACGGCGGAGCAATGGTACGCGGTCATCAACACCAATTTGAACTCGCTGTTCAACATGACGCGGCCGGTGTGGGACGGCATGCGCGAGCGCAAGTTCGGCCGGGTGATCTGCATCTCCTCGATCAACGGCCAGAAGGGCCAGATGGGCCAGGTCAACTACTCCGCCGCCAAGGCAGGCGACATCGGCTTCGTGAAGGCGCTGGCCCAGGAAGGCGCGCGCGCCGGCATCACGGTCAACGCGATCTGTCCCGGCTACATCGCCACCGAGATGGTCAAGGCGATCAACCCGGAGATCGTAGCCAAGAACATCCTGCCTCAGATTCCGGTCGGCCGCTTGGGTGAACCGCACGAGATCGCGCGCGCGGTGCTGTTCCTGGCGTCCGACGATGCCGGCTTCATCACCGGCTCGACGATCTCGGCGAATGGTGGCCAGCACGTGGTCTGA
- a CDS encoding NADP-dependent malic enzyme yields the protein MDQDLKEAALEYHRLPTPGKISVVPTTAMATQRDLALAYSPGVAEPCLVIAQDPLQADVLTARSNLVAVITNGTAVLGLGNIGALAGKPVMEGKACLFKKFAGIDVFDIELAEEDPDALIETIARMEPTFGGINLEDIKAPECFYIEKKLRERMKIPVFHDDQHGTAIIAAAAILNGLKLVKKDIADVKLVCSGAGAAALACLDLIVSLGLRRERIIVTDAKGVVYAGRVESMDDNKARYAVKTDARSLDDIIADADVFLGLSAGKVLTPDMVKKMARDPLIFAMANPIPEIMPEDALAVRPDAIIGTGRSDYPNQINNVLCFPFIFRGALDCGATTINEEMKLATVRALADLAMAEVPEVVAAAYKGEGLRFGRDYLIPKPFDPRLIEMIAPAVARAAADSGVARRPIADMDAYRQQLGRFVYQSGNAMQPVFSIAKRSGKSLVLAEGEDERVLRAAQVIVDEGIARPLLLGRPATIDDRIAAFGLRLRPGTDCEIIDPHDAEVYSQCADVYHLRRKRDGVSAALAFSETRSNATVLASILLERGIGDAMLCGVIGRTADHLAAIRNVIGTRENVRTLAVMQMLILPQHQLFICDTHCNLNPTAEQVADIALLAAEEVKRFGITPRVALLSHSSFGSSAVPEAHKMREARAIIRERSPDLAVEGEMRGDAALSQSVLDHEFPDSGFVGPANVLVMPNLDAANISYNLLRMAAGQGLTVGGILLGAAKPAHILTPSSTVRRIVNMAAVAVADAVSERA from the coding sequence ATGGACCAAGATCTGAAGGAAGCCGCCCTCGAATATCATCGCCTGCCGACGCCGGGAAAGATCTCCGTGGTGCCGACCACGGCAATGGCCACCCAGCGCGATCTGGCGTTGGCGTATTCACCCGGTGTGGCGGAGCCTTGCCTGGTCATCGCCCAGGACCCGCTGCAAGCCGATGTGCTGACGGCGCGCAGCAATCTCGTCGCCGTCATCACCAACGGCACGGCGGTGCTCGGCCTCGGCAATATCGGCGCGCTGGCCGGAAAACCGGTCATGGAAGGCAAGGCGTGCCTGTTCAAGAAGTTCGCCGGAATCGACGTTTTCGACATCGAGCTCGCCGAGGAAGACCCCGACGCGCTGATCGAGACGATCGCCAGGATGGAGCCGACCTTCGGCGGCATCAACCTGGAGGACATCAAGGCACCGGAATGCTTCTACATCGAGAAGAAGCTCCGCGAGCGGATGAAGATACCGGTGTTCCACGACGATCAGCACGGCACCGCGATCATCGCGGCCGCGGCGATCCTCAATGGACTGAAGCTGGTCAAGAAGGACATCGCGGACGTCAAGCTGGTCTGCTCCGGCGCAGGCGCCGCGGCGCTTGCCTGCCTCGATCTGATCGTGAGCCTTGGATTGCGCCGCGAGCGGATCATCGTGACCGACGCCAAGGGCGTCGTGTATGCCGGCCGCGTGGAAAGCATGGACGACAACAAGGCGCGCTATGCCGTCAAGACGGATGCGCGAAGCCTGGACGACATCATTGCGGACGCCGACGTCTTCCTTGGCCTGTCGGCCGGCAAGGTGCTGACGCCTGACATGGTCAAGAAGATGGCCCGCGATCCCCTGATCTTCGCGATGGCCAATCCGATTCCCGAAATCATGCCGGAGGACGCGCTGGCGGTGCGTCCCGATGCGATCATCGGCACCGGGCGTTCGGACTACCCGAACCAGATCAACAATGTGCTTTGTTTCCCGTTCATCTTCCGCGGTGCGCTCGACTGCGGGGCGACCACCATCAATGAGGAGATGAAGCTCGCGACGGTCCGCGCGCTCGCGGACCTCGCCATGGCGGAGGTACCGGAAGTCGTTGCCGCCGCGTACAAGGGCGAGGGACTTCGCTTCGGCCGCGACTACCTCATTCCCAAGCCGTTCGACCCGCGCCTGATCGAGATGATCGCGCCGGCGGTGGCCAGGGCCGCGGCCGACAGCGGCGTCGCCCGACGTCCGATCGCCGATATGGATGCCTATCGCCAACAACTGGGCCGGTTCGTCTATCAATCCGGCAACGCGATGCAGCCGGTCTTTTCCATCGCCAAGAGAAGCGGAAAATCCCTCGTTCTGGCGGAGGGCGAGGATGAGCGCGTGCTGCGCGCGGCGCAGGTCATCGTCGACGAGGGGATCGCCAGGCCGCTGCTGCTTGGCCGGCCGGCGACGATCGATGATCGGATCGCGGCGTTCGGGCTTCGGCTCAGGCCCGGCACCGACTGCGAGATCATCGATCCGCACGATGCAGAAGTCTATTCACAGTGCGCAGATGTCTACCATCTGCGCAGGAAGCGCGACGGCGTGTCGGCCGCGCTGGCGTTTTCGGAAACGCGGAGCAACGCGACCGTGCTGGCGTCGATCCTGCTGGAACGGGGCATCGGCGATGCGATGCTGTGCGGCGTGATCGGGCGGACCGCGGATCATCTGGCGGCGATCCGCAACGTGATCGGAACGCGGGAGAACGTGCGGACACTCGCCGTGATGCAGATGCTCATACTCCCGCAGCATCAGCTTTTCATTTGCGATACCCACTGCAATCTCAATCCGACCGCCGAGCAGGTCGCCGACATCGCCTTGCTGGCGGCGGAGGAGGTCAAGCGCTTCGGCATCACGCCGAGGGTGGCGCTGCTGTCGCATTCGAGCTTCGGGAGCTCGGCGGTGCCGGAAGCGCACAAGATGCGGGAGGCGCGCGCGATCATTCGCGAGCGGTCGCCCGATCTGGCCGTGGAGGGCGAGATGCGCGGCGATGCGGCGCTTTCGCAGTCCGTGCTCGATCATGAATTTCCCGATTCCGGCTTTGTCGGTCCGGCCAACGTGCTGGTGATGCCGAATTTGGACGCCGCCAACATCTCATACAATCTGTTGCGGATGGCCGCGGGGCAGGGGCTGACGGTCGGCGGGATTTTGCTCGGCGCGGCAAAGCCGGCGCATATTCTCACGCCGTCCTCCACCGTGCGCCGTATCGTGAACATGGCTGCAGTGGCCGTCGCGGATGCGGTTTCCGAGCGCGCCTGA